The Oscarella lobularis chromosome 9, ooOscLobu1.1, whole genome shotgun sequence genome includes a window with the following:
- the LOC136191408 gene encoding uncharacterized protein gives MSTESEPQILRRQALGRLFPLGALYDARSDTFVPGIALYDSIPAEAQSSAHISSCYVNYATTDSFSSRCDILNVETHLRVNLLFFSIGISGKFFLRHSQSHRTVSAALAVNLRTIKESLALNNEQLKAFLIDEALRYDDATHVVAGVDWGANAVVEFSSTVGDVKTARSTSGLLGGAVAMAAEKLNRNLAEDFPPIFNNFNFDVSGDVVPPNGRPRSIAEALDFLRQVPKLATTTNGGKGKPVAYELFPLSVLRGDDSDLFRPLTDEYINSILQFYEDLQEHEKTLNDAIEEWERRSHLQKLDAAIAKLREMKEEISAQSKALTRNMDVIRKLTEDLKFYSILTAALRRFHSFLSDKRVLLLPRGSRLETRLPRPDSGRDLRVLFTRFRPLEADPGLVAAFESEHGDFVKRRDGTGTSSAAAAAASTDFLIVDVELHPMHGSKDGTTKIFRCVVTKPPPLPKPLPSKSPPPSPSPSPKPSPLLKSPPPSPSPFGRDKVLGLLRRNIADAVFHGRIRDGYATKPLGKFETEADIVEDKERPDLLSEKDHGFSLYAADSESRSNLKGRLVRKYFDRKSEGIGTPAWCSAFRRHVEAIVQRRLSRVREWIRINTEAFRNDSAVATLLSNAEVDHFIPLRQFWTICEQKCQQCDRLCLKRSQHDEEHDCYTNHKCEHRCSYCSDSDAGRVYVCRHCGGHSGPHRCSENEHLCESACDLAAHRGCLGTCSRDVAHVLDAGDEVHRCKAKVHYCIERCDFLECNLDCSKSYDHDGGHECSVYHCPMLCSMDSCSNRCLREDESHSLDEDALHICKDSHSCTEACEMPGHCAIISSTVEGSEETETYTGRFDTFSYVKKAPPLLERKRCAIPIPPGQTQHEGTHCHYLPDSPPEIHFCTSQCPTCQSACTKELNHEGRHRIVHSNIIDRVFVSQRAIVNVHVGERKYGPGESAHAEICDDFCRRLGRGHTHVIRCQGDHGDDDPRVRHDVKTQYADVVLDEVTHDYYWEYCHIDDNCSESEKELFRKCDYYCDAVKVSPDLRSYCQLELWHEPLQSHAARDGHWSDHDYRCEHEHLAGYHIVFVVDKSATMSLKDERPSETSGLNTIQTFNNRLGAGLEAGDSLCRKRLREWKSDALTLITFDDAATTHFVGVPMPSSISKAFLDKQIELSWGGTDFALALREAHDAISQFESSSPSNHDVIPVVIILSDGDSYAADSLSVLEAADSLRSHYPTAVSPAVFCIPFGSDEGGEEFLKKISRNQVFPSEMIIHLENVIRLVHEGRVGQGGIGVLPPNPSVSPLRSPEPIDSNEVLLFLRQNIEEAVFCGRFLDRSAEKPLEKSESKADIDSLYAADSESRSDLRNRLIRRYFDLKSEGIGTPAWCRSFRRHMKEFVERRVSRVKKWIRLNTEAFRDDSDVATLLSNAEVDHFIPLRQFWMICEQKCQQCDRLCLKQSQHDEEHDCYTSHKCEHRCSYCSDSDAGLVYVCRHCGGHSGLHRCSENEHLCESACELAPYRGCLGTCSRDVTHVLDGAADRLHRCKAKVHYCIERCDFVKCSLDCSKSYDHDGGHECSGSHCPMFCSMDLCSNRCSCGDEPHSFHICKESHACSGAEEDWTYGKRGKLETFNGLFGTFSYRVNATKRLQQRKRCAISIPPGQRYHQGFSCKTTLDAPLCTSQCPTCESTCVLDLHHKGFHRIEHSNMINQVFVSESTVFGVGERKYGPGESARAEICDDFCRRLGRGHTHVIRCQGDHGDHDPRLRHDVRTQYADVVFDEVTHDYYWEYCQIEDNCSESERELFRMCNHYCDDVKATPDLRTDDDAFCQLELWHEPLQSAPPDGQISTGGHYFFK, from the exons ATGTCGACCGAAAGCGAACCGCAGATACTCCGTCGTCAGGCGCTCGGCCGCCTTTTTCCCCTCGGTGCCCTCTACGACGCTCGAAGCGACACATTCGTCCCAG GAATCGCTTTATACGACTCCATTCCAGCCGAAGCGCAATCGTCAGCCCATATCAGCTCGTGCTACGTCAATTACGCGACCACGGACAGCTTCTCGTCTCGATGCGACATTCTCAACGTCGAGACGCATCTTCGCGTCaatctcctcttcttcagcaTCGGAATATCGGGCAAATTCTTTCTCCGACACTCGCAAAGTCATCGCACCGTCTCGGCAGCGCTCGCCGTCAACCTGCGAACGATCAAGGAGAGCCTGGCGCTGAATAACGAGCAACTGAAGGCGTTTctcatcgacgaagcgctgCGCTACGACGATGCGacgcacgtcgtcgcggGCGTCGATTGGGGagcgaacgccgtcgtcgagtttTCGTCCACtgttggtgacgtcaaaacggcTAGATCGACGAGCGGATTGCTCGGCGGGGCGGTTGCCATGGCGGCAGAAAAATTGAATCGGAACCTCGCCGAAGACTTTCCTCcaatttttaataatttcaattttgacgTTAGCGGGGATGTCGTGCCGCCGAATGGAAGGCCTCGGTCGATTGCGGAGGCTTTGGATTTTCTACGGCAG GTTCCTAAGTTGGCTACGACGACCAACGGCGGAAAAGGGAAGCCTGTCGCTTACGAGTTGTTTCCCTTGTCCGTGCTGCGAGGCGACGACTCCGACTTGTTTCGACCTCTCACCGACGAATACATTAATTCGATCCTTCAATTCTACGAAGATCTGCAGGAGCACGAGAAGACGCTCAATGACGCGATAGAGGAGTGGGAGCGACGGTCGCACCTGCAGAAACTAGACGCGGCGATTGCGAAGCTCAGAgaaatgaaagaagaaatttccgCTCAATCGAAAGCGTTAACGAGAAATATGGACGTCATTAGGAAACTCACGGAGGATCTGAAATTTTACTCGATATTGACCGCCGCCTTGCGACGCTTCCACTCGTTCTTATCCGATAAACGcgtccttcttcttccgcGAGGAAGTCGCTTGGAGACCCGACTTCCGCGGCCCGATAGCGGCCGGGATTTGCGCGTGCTGTTCACGCGCTTTCGTCCGCTGGAAGCCGACCCGGGCCTCGTGGCCGCCTTCGAAAGCGAACACGGGGATTTCGTGAAACGGCGCGACGGAACGGGGACGTcgagcgcggcggcggcggcggcgtcgacggactttctgatcgtcgacgtcgaacttCACCCGATGCACGGATCGAAGGACGGCACGACGAAGATATTTCGTTGCGTGGTTACGAAACCGCCTCCTTTACCCAAACCGCTGCCttcgaaatcgccgccgccttcgccgtctccttcACCCAAACCTTCTCCTTTGTtgaaatcgccgccgccttcgccgtctcctttTGGTCGTGACAAAGTCCTGGGTCTTCTCAGACGAAATATCGCGGACGCTGTTTTTCATGGCCGCATTCGCGACGGCTATGCGACGAAACCGTTGGGAAAATTTGAAACTGAAGCTGATATCGTCGAAGACAAGGAAAGGCCGGATCTCTTATCGGAAAAGGACCACGGCTTTTCTCTATACGCGGCTGATAGCGAGAGCAGATCTAATCTCAAGGGCCGTTTAGTTCGAAAATACTTCGATAGGAAGAGCGAGGGCATTGGAACACCGGCGTGGTGCAGCGCCTTCAGACGTCACGTGGAGGCAATCGTTCAGAGACGATTATCAAGAGTTAGAGAATGGATTCGTATCAATACCGAAGCGTTTAGGAACGATAGCGCCGTAGCGACTCTTCTGTCGAACGCGGAAGTCGACCACTTCATCCCACTTCGTCAGTTTTGGACGATTTGCGAGCAAAAGTGTCAACAATGCGATCGACTCTGTTTGAAACGAAGCCAACACGATGAAGAACACGATTGCTACACGAACCACAAATGCGAGCATCGTTGCTCTTATTGCTCCGACTCCGACGCGGGGCGCGTTTACGTGTGCCGTCATTGCGGCGGTCACTCGGGCCCGCATCGGTGCAGCGAGAACGAGCACCTGTGCGAGAGCGCGTGCGACCTGGCGGCGCATCGCGGTTGTCTCGGAACGTGCTCGCGAGACGTCGCTCACGTTCTCGATGCCGGCGACGAGGTGCACCGATGCAAAGCCAAAGTTCATTATTGCATCGAACGATGCGATTTCCTTGAGTGCAATCTCGATTGCTCGaagtcgtacgatcacgACGGAGGACACGAATGCTCCGTCTATCATTGCCCGATGCTTTGTTCGATGGACTCGTGCAGCAACCGTTGTTTGCGTGAAGACGAGTCTCACTCGTTGGACGAAGATGCGCTGCACATTTGCAAGGACAGTCATAGTTGCACGGAAGCGTGCGAAATGCCTGGACATTGCGCTATAATCTCATCGACAGTGGAAGGGTCAGAAGAAACTGAGACGTACACGGGTCGGTTCGACACCTTTAGCTACGTTAAGAAAGCTCCGCCGCtcctagaaagaaaacgatgtGCGATTCCTATTCCTCCAGGCCAGACGCAACACGAGGGTACTCACTGTCATTATCTTCCGGACAGCCCGCCCGAGATTCATTTCTGCACGTCGCAGTGCCCCACGTGTCAGAGCGCGTGCACGAAGGAGTTGAATCACGAGGGCCGGCACAGGATCGTACACTCCAACATAATCGATCGAGTATTTGTAAGCCAAAGGGCAATAGTTAACGTACACGTAGGCGAACGCAAGTACGGTCCAGGCGAGTCAGCTCACGCGGAAATCTGCGACGACTTTTGCCGGCGTCTCGGTCGAGGTCACACCCACGTTATACGTTGCCAGGGAGACcacggtgacgacgatccgCGCGTGAGgcacgacgtcaaaacgcaATACGcggacgtcgttctcgacgaagtGACTCACGATTATTATTGGGAGTATTGCCATATCGACGACAATTGTTCCGAATCGGAAAAAGAGCTCTTTCGAAAGTGCGACTATTATTGCGATGCCGTCAAAGTCTCGCCCGATCTTAGAAGTTATTGCCAATTAGAACTCTGGCACGAGCCTCTCCAGTCGCACGCGGCGCGAGACGGTCACTGGAGCGATCACGATTATCGATGCGAACACGAGCATCTAGCCGGTTATcacatcgtcttcgtcgtcgataagTCGGCGACTATGAGTCTGAAAGATGAGCGGCCTAGCGAGACTAGTGGACTTAATACTATTCAAACATTCAATAATCGTCTTGGTGCCGGTCTCGAAGCAGGCGACTCGCTTTGCCGAAAACGCCTTCGCGAGTGGAAAAGCGATGCGCTGACTCTAATCACATTTGACGACGCAGCGACTACGCACTTCGTTGGCGTTCCCATGCCTTCGAGCATATCCAAGGCATTTTTGGATAAGCAGATAGAACTCTCGTGGGGAGGCACGGATTTTGCCCTAGCCTTGAGAGAAGCCCATGACGCCATATCGCAATTTGAAAGTAGTAGTCCCTCTAATCACGACGTCATTCCGGTTGTGATTATCCTGAGCGATGGCGATAGTTATGCGGCCGATTCTCTTTCTGTATTGGAAGCTGCCGACTCGCTGAGATCGCACTATCCTACCGCTGTATCTCCTGCAGTGTTTTGCATTCCGTTCGGATCTGATGAAGGCGGAGAAGAATTCCTGAAGAAAATTTCGCGTAATCAAGTATTTCCCTCAGAAATGATAATTCATCTGGAGAACGTTATTCGTCTGGTACATGAAGGCAGAGTAGGTCAAGGAGGAATTGGTGTTTTACCGCCAAATCCGTCCGTTTCTCCTCTACGATCTCCCGAACCGATTGACAGCAACGAAGTGTTACTCTTTCTTAGACAGAACATCGAAGAAGCGGTTTTTTGCGGACGCTTTCTCGATCGCAGTGCGGAGAAACCGTTAGAAAAATCCGAATCCAAAGCTGACATCGACTCTCTATACGCAGCTGATAGCGAGAGCAGATCTGATCTAAGGAACCGCTTAATTCGAAGATATTTCGATTTGAAGAGCGAGGGCATTGGAACACCGGCGTGGTGCCGCTCCTTCCGACGTCATATGAAGGAATTCGTTGAGAGAAGAGTATCGAGAGTTAAAAAATGGATTCGTCTCAATACCGAAGCGTTTAGGGACGATAGCGACGTAGCGACTCTTCTGTCGAACGCGGAAGTCGACCACTTCATCCCACTTCGTCAGTTTTGGATGATTTGCGAGCAAAAATGTCAACAATGCGATCGCCTCTGTTTGAAACAAAGCCAACACGATGAAGAACACGATTGCTATACGAGCCACAAATGCGAGCATCGTTGCTCTTATTGCTCCGACTCCGACGCGGGGCTCGTTTACGTGTGCCGTCATTGCGGCGGTCACTCGGGCCTGCATCGGTGCAGCGAGAACGAGCACCTGTGCGAGAGCGCGTGCGAACTGGCGCCGTATCGCGGATGCCTCGGAACGTGCTCGCGAGACGTCACTCACGTTCTCGACGGCGCCGCTGACCGGCTGCACCGATGCAAAGCCAAAGTTCATTATTGCATCGAACGATGCGATTTCGTAAAGTGCAGTCTCGATTGCTCCaagtcgtacgatcacgACGGAGGGCACGAGTGCTCAGGCTCTCATTGCCCGATGTTTTGTTCGATGGACTTATGCAGCAATCGTTGTTCGTGTGGAGACGAGCCCCACTCGTTTCACATTTGCAAAGAGAGTCATGCATGCAGTGGTGCCGAAGAAGACTGGACGTATGGAAAACGTGGGAAATTGGAGACGTTCAATGGTCTATTCGGCACCTTTAGCTACCGTGTGAACGCTACGAAGCGTCTTCAACAACGAAAGCGGTGTGCAATTTCTATTCCGCCGGGTCAGAGGTACCACCAAGGCTTCTCCTGCAAGACGACTCTCGATGCTCCTTTGTGCACGTCGCAGTGCCCCACGTGTGAATCCACGTGCGTCTTGGACCTGCATCATAAAGGCTTTCATAGGATTGAGCACTCCAACATGATCAATCAAGTGTTCGTAAGCGAGTCGACAGTTTTTGGCGTAGGCGAACGTAAGTACGGTCCAGGCGAGTCAGCTCGAGCGGAAATCTGCGACGACTTTTGCCGGAGGCTCGGCCGAGGTCACACCCACGTTATTCGTTGCCAGGGAGATCACGGAGACCATGATCCGCGCTTGAGGCACGACGTCAGAACGCAGTacgctgacgtcgttttcgatgAAGTGACTCACGATTATTATTGGGAGTATTGTCAGATTGAAGACAATTGTTCTGAATCGGAAAGAGAACTTTTTCGAATGTGCAACCATTACTGTGATGACGTTAAAGCCACTCCAGATCTCAGAACTGATGATGACGCCTTTTGTCAACTAGAGCTCTGGCACGAGCCTCTTCAGTCGGCACCACCAGACGGTCAAATCAGCACTGGCGGTCATTATTTCTTCAAATAA
- the LOC136191414 gene encoding cytolytic toxin-alpha-like isoform X2, giving the protein MEKDASQSGRDMKNEPLTRQALGRVSFMGSLYNVLNDSFVPGIRLFYSDKAVTKLNGEEYHVEYSSEDSFKSKADSLGVDSNLQISLQAGACSFELSGSAKFLSRNKESNKTASASLTVRLLTAKESVNVYSKEIMLTKGCDGGINLDVLQEGLGTHVVVGIQWGANVVVRFSTTTKSEEAAREIQGQLGVKANMAGIKMGGGGATGGRFEDKIESFFNSFQFTVDGDVQPPESLPQNMTEALEFLRQVPKLTKNVNGGKGKPIAYELYPIARLVRDSSHASAVQCVVRSLDETFTARVQEAFDELHRAKRLFSDKFAEVEILADVLDEKVRTSFLKQKEELARKEIAFKNEIKVALVDFRSGKSSEDLIGRVLDAFQKNPCSEKNVREFLEKQIPKGSVIQDSINFYLLLRERGVRYLKQSETLQTELFRREGNAVYVLFIDPQMATKDLDAYLKQHQMFFNLIKEKEEASFLVLDVSLHKKVSVHKKYKKDGTSPCIICYLNGVGKEVRSDDD; this is encoded by the exons ATGGAAAAAGATGCTAGCCAATCTGGCCGAGATATGAAGAACGAGCCGCTCACACGCCAAGCTCTTGGCCGTGTTAGCTTCATGGGCTCGCTCTACAACGTTCTCAACGATTCGTTCGTGCCCG gaaTCCGGTTATTTTATTCCGACAAGGCAGTTACGAAACTTAATGGCGAAGAATACCACGTCGAATACTCGTCCGAAGACAGCTTCAAGTCCAAAGCCGATTCTTtgggcgtcgattcgaaccTCCAAATCAGCCTCCAAGCGGGCGCCTGTTCATTCGAGCTCAGCGGATCAGCAAAATTTCTCAGTCGAAATAAGGAAAGCAATAAAACAGCGTCCGCTTCCCTGACCGTTCGGCTGCTCACCGCCAAGGAGAGCGTCAACGTTTACAGCAAAGAGATCATGTTGACGAAAGGCTGTGACGGCGGCATCAACCTGGACGTTCTCCAGGAGGGGCTGGGCACTCACGTAGTCGTCGGAATTCAATGGGgagccaacgtcgtcgtgcgaTTCTCCACGACCACTAAATCGGAAGAAGCTGCTCGCGAAATTCAAGGACAATTAGGCGTCAAAGCAAATATGGCCGGCATAAAAATGGGAGGCGGCGGGGCAACGGGAGGAAGGTTCGAAGACAAAATCGAGAGCTTTTTCAATTCGTTTCAGTTCACTGTCGACGGAGACGTGCAACCACCTGAAAGCCTGCCGCAGAACATGACAGAAGCTTTAGAATTTCTACGCCAG GTTCCCAAGTTGACAAAAAATGTCAACGGTGGGAAAGGTAAGCCAATAGCCTACGAGCTATATCCTATCGCTAGGCTTGTCAGAGACAGCTCCCACGCGTCAGCCGTTCAATGCGTGGTTAGATCCTTGGACGAAACATTTACTGCGCGCGTTCAAGAGGCTTTTGATGAATTGCACCGCGCCAAGCGACTGTTTTCCGACAAATTCGCCGAAGTGGAGATTCTTGCtgacgttctcgacgaaaaagttaggacgtcgtttttgaagCAGAAGGAAGAGTtggcaagaaaagaaattgcgtTCAAGAATGAGATTAAAGTCGCACTTGTCGACTTCCGATCGGGAAAGTCGAGCGAAGACCTCATTGGCAGGGTTCTCGATGCGTTTCAAAAGAACCCTTGCAGCGAGAAGAACGTTCGCGAATTCTTAGAGAAACAAATTCCGAAGGGCTCCGTGATACAGGATTCCATCAATTTCTACCTACTTCTGCGCGAAAGGGGTGTCAGATATCTCAAACAAAGCGAGACTCTCCAAACCGAATTGTTCAGAAGGGAAGGAAACGCAGTCTACGTTCTATTTATCGATCCTCAGATGGCGACGAAGGATCTAGATGCCTACCTCAAGCAGCACCAAATGTTTTTCAACCTAAtcaaggagaaggaagaagcCAGCTTTCTCGTACTCGATGTCAGCCTACACAAGAAAGTTAGTGTACAcaagaaatacaaaaaagATGGTACTTCTCCTTGCATCATCTGCTATCTCAACGGGGTTGGCAAAGAAGTTAggtccgacgacgactga
- the LOC136191414 gene encoding cytolytic toxin-alpha-like isoform X1, which produces MEKDASQSGRDMKNEPLTRQALGRVSFMGSLYNVLNDSFVPGTPTVMLTPKRIRLFYSDKAVTKLNGEEYHVEYSSEDSFKSKADSLGVDSNLQISLQAGACSFELSGSAKFLSRNKESNKTASASLTVRLLTAKESVNVYSKEIMLTKGCDGGINLDVLQEGLGTHVVVGIQWGANVVVRFSTTTKSEEAAREIQGQLGVKANMAGIKMGGGGATGGRFEDKIESFFNSFQFTVDGDVQPPESLPQNMTEALEFLRQVPKLTKNVNGGKGKPIAYELYPIARLVRDSSHASAVQCVVRSLDETFTARVQEAFDELHRAKRLFSDKFAEVEILADVLDEKVRTSFLKQKEELARKEIAFKNEIKVALVDFRSGKSSEDLIGRVLDAFQKNPCSEKNVREFLEKQIPKGSVIQDSINFYLLLRERGVRYLKQSETLQTELFRREGNAVYVLFIDPQMATKDLDAYLKQHQMFFNLIKEKEEASFLVLDVSLHKKVSVHKKYKKDGTSPCIICYLNGVGKEVRSDDD; this is translated from the exons ATGGAAAAAGATGCTAGCCAATCTGGCCGAGATATGAAGAACGAGCCGCTCACACGCCAAGCTCTTGGCCGTGTTAGCTTCATGGGCTCGCTCTACAACGTTCTCAACGATTCGTTCGTGCCCGGTACTCCTACAGTCATGCTAACTCCGAAAA gaaTCCGGTTATTTTATTCCGACAAGGCAGTTACGAAACTTAATGGCGAAGAATACCACGTCGAATACTCGTCCGAAGACAGCTTCAAGTCCAAAGCCGATTCTTtgggcgtcgattcgaaccTCCAAATCAGCCTCCAAGCGGGCGCCTGTTCATTCGAGCTCAGCGGATCAGCAAAATTTCTCAGTCGAAATAAGGAAAGCAATAAAACAGCGTCCGCTTCCCTGACCGTTCGGCTGCTCACCGCCAAGGAGAGCGTCAACGTTTACAGCAAAGAGATCATGTTGACGAAAGGCTGTGACGGCGGCATCAACCTGGACGTTCTCCAGGAGGGGCTGGGCACTCACGTAGTCGTCGGAATTCAATGGGgagccaacgtcgtcgtgcgaTTCTCCACGACCACTAAATCGGAAGAAGCTGCTCGCGAAATTCAAGGACAATTAGGCGTCAAAGCAAATATGGCCGGCATAAAAATGGGAGGCGGCGGGGCAACGGGAGGAAGGTTCGAAGACAAAATCGAGAGCTTTTTCAATTCGTTTCAGTTCACTGTCGACGGAGACGTGCAACCACCTGAAAGCCTGCCGCAGAACATGACAGAAGCTTTAGAATTTCTACGCCAG GTTCCCAAGTTGACAAAAAATGTCAACGGTGGGAAAGGTAAGCCAATAGCCTACGAGCTATATCCTATCGCTAGGCTTGTCAGAGACAGCTCCCACGCGTCAGCCGTTCAATGCGTGGTTAGATCCTTGGACGAAACATTTACTGCGCGCGTTCAAGAGGCTTTTGATGAATTGCACCGCGCCAAGCGACTGTTTTCCGACAAATTCGCCGAAGTGGAGATTCTTGCtgacgttctcgacgaaaaagttaggacgtcgtttttgaagCAGAAGGAAGAGTtggcaagaaaagaaattgcgtTCAAGAATGAGATTAAAGTCGCACTTGTCGACTTCCGATCGGGAAAGTCGAGCGAAGACCTCATTGGCAGGGTTCTCGATGCGTTTCAAAAGAACCCTTGCAGCGAGAAGAACGTTCGCGAATTCTTAGAGAAACAAATTCCGAAGGGCTCCGTGATACAGGATTCCATCAATTTCTACCTACTTCTGCGCGAAAGGGGTGTCAGATATCTCAAACAAAGCGAGACTCTCCAAACCGAATTGTTCAGAAGGGAAGGAAACGCAGTCTACGTTCTATTTATCGATCCTCAGATGGCGACGAAGGATCTAGATGCCTACCTCAAGCAGCACCAAATGTTTTTCAACCTAAtcaaggagaaggaagaagcCAGCTTTCTCGTACTCGATGTCAGCCTACACAAGAAAGTTAGTGTACAcaagaaatacaaaaaagATGGTACTTCTCCTTGCATCATCTGCTATCTCAACGGGGTTGGCAAAGAAGTTAggtccgacgacgactga